The genomic interval CGCCACCGGCAAGCGCAAGGACGCGGTTGCCCGCGTCTGGATCAAGCCGGGCGCCGGCAAGATCACCGTCAACAGCCGTGAGGTCGAAACCTACTTCGCCCGTCCGGTGCTGCGCATGATGATCCAGCAGCCGCTGGTCGCCGCGGCCCGTGCCGGCCAGTACGACGTGATCTGCACCGTCGCCGGCGGCGGTCTGTCCGGCCAGGCCGGTGCGGTTCGTCACGGCATCTCCAAGGCGCTCACCAATTTCGAGCCGGAGCTGCGCAGCGTGCTGAAGAAGGGTGGCTTCCTGACCCGCGACAGCCGCGTCGTCGAACGTAAGAAGTACGGCAAGGCCAAGGCCCGCCGCTCCTTCCAGTTCTCGAAGCGCTAATCTTTCCCGGTCTCACCGGTCGATCCAAAGGGCGCCCTGCGGGGCGCCCTTTTTTATTGCCGTTTGGAATGGTGCAAGCGGCCGGGGGCAGGCTTACCGGCGAGCGTGGCTTTGCACGCAAATTGTCGGCAATTTCCAGCGAGTTATCGGACAAATCGGACCTGTCGAACAAACGCGATTTCAATTCACCCGGAGTCAAATCGCCTGCATGAGGGGATCAGCGCCGCGCCCGCGGTGTTGAAATGCCATCACCGGAAGCCACCACCGAGTACCCCACCATGTCGCTCGATATCTCGACACTGTTCCTTGTTGCGACTCTGATCTGCGCGCTGCTCGGTGTGATGCTGCACTATTTCGGCCGCCAGGAGAAAATCCCGGCCCTGAACTGGTGGGGAAACGCCTACCTACTCGGAGCCATCACGGTGGCGCTATGGACCATCCTCACTCCGGTATTCGGCGAGGTGATCACGCTGGCGATGGCCAGCCTCGGCTTTATCGCCTGCGGCATGATGTGGAACGCAGCTCGGGTGTTCCACGGCCTGAAGCCGAGCTGGCCGGGCCTGTTCCTCGGCGCGCTCGCCTGGCTCGCCGCTGTCACCAGTCTGCCGCCTGAGCAGGACGCGCTGCGGATGACGATCGGCGCCGCGATCGTCGCCGCCTATGCGGGGCTGACCGCCAGCCAGCTCGCTGCCGAGCGTCGCAAAGCGATGCATCGGCGCTGGCCGACGATGGTGGTGCCGCTGCTGCATGGCGCCGTGCTGATGCTGCCGATCGTGCTGGCCGACCTGTGGCCGTCGCCGCATTCCGGCTTCGCCGGCAACGTCTGGGTGGTGCTGTTTGCCGTTGAACTGGTGTTGTACGCGATCGGCACCGTGTTCGTGATCTTTATGCTGGTGTCCGAGCGTTCGGTCAGCTTGCACAAGACCGCCGCGTCGCTGGACCCGCTGACCGGCATGCTCAACCGCCGCGGCTTCTCCGAAGCGTGCGCCCGGATGATCGAGCGCGAAGCGATCGCCGGCCGGCCGGTGTCGGCGCTGATCTTCGACATCGACCACTTCAAGTCGATCAACGACCGGTTCGGTCACCCGGCCGGCGACGAAGTGCTGAAGCTGTTTGCCGCCATCGTTACCAATTCGCTACGCATATCGGACCTGTCGGGCCGGATCGGCGGCGAGGAGTTCGCCGCGCTGCTGCCGTGCCCGATCGACGAGGCGGTCACCGCGGCCGACCGCGTCCGCGAGGCGTTCCAGAATTGCGGTATCGAGGTCGACGACGCGCCAGTGGCGACCACGGTCTCGATCGGCGTCGCCGGCGGCCCGGCGGGTGTCGAGCTCGAGGTGCTGCTCGCCGCGGCCGACACCGCGCTGTATCAAGCCAAA from Rhodopseudomonas palustris carries:
- a CDS encoding GGDEF domain-containing protein; the encoded protein is MSLDISTLFLVATLICALLGVMLHYFGRQEKIPALNWWGNAYLLGAITVALWTILTPVFGEVITLAMASLGFIACGMMWNAARVFHGLKPSWPGLFLGALAWLAAVTSLPPEQDALRMTIGAAIVAAYAGLTASQLAAERRKAMHRRWPTMVVPLLHGAVLMLPIVLADLWPSPHSGFAGNVWVVLFAVELVLYAIGTVFVIFMLVSERSVSLHKTAASLDPLTGMLNRRGFSEACARMIEREAIAGRPVSALIFDIDHFKSINDRFGHPAGDEVLKLFAAIVTNSLRISDLSGRIGGEEFAALLPCPIDEAVTAADRVREAFQNCGIEVDDAPVATTVSIGVAGGPAGVELEVLLAAADTALYQAKRGGRNRVVATVEQPVSLEESRRKAAQAREHQVVARGGEVGQAVA
- the rpsI gene encoding 30S ribosomal protein S9, encoding MSETMQSLDQLAALKTTVAAADAPTYTKKVDKFGRAYATGKRKDAVARVWIKPGAGKITVNSREVETYFARPVLRMMIQQPLVAAARAGQYDVICTVAGGGLSGQAGAVRHGISKALTNFEPELRSVLKKGGFLTRDSRVVERKKYGKAKARRSFQFSKR